In one Cystobacter fuscus DSM 2262 genomic region, the following are encoded:
- a CDS encoding DUF3396 domain-containing protein has translation MSHPIPRIRIDSSQSGQERLLRREVVRLVLHLPFDHHDLALSVRQALDFYLSTIGQGPEVLSEWYDLETEPFPLDDDNWEIIRAVMAPPRGDRFLDDIENPQEAHRYIKNQFERAVELSGGTTGVSGYGFFYRARLPWRDPGNTVSLVSFSWPTEYLEEQGPKRMRELILELAAPLPFCSGHAGLSFIGEFDLPGVLREVRERCFRHPGLDLPDLGEHSWKVGTRIRAPHWLTFLGLPVLGEVGGTEGLRSRLFSAETAVQEMEGGRAVVTLGPWPEAGDTERGQVLPSYRELACLLEPWLYHEERGRNLDFTLEDVRRWERRFLG, from the coding sequence GTGAGCCACCCCATTCCTCGCATCCGCATCGACTCGTCCCAGTCGGGACAAGAGCGCCTGCTCCGGCGTGAAGTGGTCCGGCTCGTCCTGCATCTGCCCTTCGACCACCATGACCTCGCGCTCTCCGTGCGTCAGGCGCTCGACTTCTACCTGAGCACCATCGGACAAGGGCCTGAGGTCCTCTCCGAGTGGTATGACCTCGAGACCGAGCCCTTCCCACTGGACGACGACAACTGGGAGATCATTCGCGCCGTGATGGCTCCACCCCGAGGGGATCGCTTCCTCGATGACATCGAGAATCCCCAGGAGGCCCACCGATACATCAAGAATCAATTCGAGCGTGCCGTGGAGTTGTCGGGTGGAACCACGGGGGTCAGTGGTTATGGCTTCTTCTATCGGGCCCGTCTGCCCTGGCGCGACCCGGGCAACACCGTCAGCCTGGTGAGTTTTTCCTGGCCCACGGAGTACCTGGAAGAACAAGGGCCCAAGAGGATGCGGGAGTTGATCCTGGAACTGGCGGCCCCATTGCCCTTCTGCTCTGGCCACGCGGGTCTGTCCTTCATCGGTGAATTCGATCTGCCAGGCGTTCTCCGTGAAGTCCGCGAGCGATGCTTCCGCCACCCGGGCTTGGACCTCCCAGACCTGGGGGAGCACTCGTGGAAGGTCGGTACGAGGATACGGGCACCGCATTGGCTGACGTTCCTGGGCCTACCCGTGTTGGGAGAGGTGGGTGGCACGGAGGGGCTTCGCTCTCGCCTCTTTTCCGCGGAGACGGCCGTTCAGGAGATGGAGGGCGGACGAGCGGTCGTGACTCTAGGGCCCTGGCCCGAGGCAGGGGACACCGAGCGGGGACAGGTTCTCCCGTCCTATCGGGAGCTGGCGTGCTTGTTGGAGCCCTGGCTGTATCACGAGGAACGTGGTCGTAATCTCGATTTCACTCTTGAGGACGTGCGGCGCTGGGAGCGGCGCTTCCTCGGCTGA
- a CDS encoding S8 family peptidase, whose translation MTTLSKISTSSLPSSRVRTEAPAERAPVEAPRASAPKAAGFDARSNFVDRPTGRRPSGTETPPAALLSKTASLKSVADSKQVPLSGPPVVAVFDGGVDWNHTDLKDSMWTNPWEVAGDGLDNDGNGIQDDIHGFNVGFGSGDPLRGEGMDHGTHVAGIIAAADNGQGNTGVAAGKAQILSVGGIYDGADLLTNFERSVDYVVDLKSKGANIRAVNASFGDEYRDAASQKRWKEAVQKLADADILLVAATANGNGSNMNNVKDFPANLDLPNVLTVASMDKRNDKLARYSSHGDKVVEMAAVGEDVLSTVPGGDWEEMSGTSMATPRVAAVAALMFVENPKLTAAEVRDMLVATTEKDPDLKGKVSSSGKLDIDAAVAAARASAGRVAQAA comes from the coding sequence ATGACGACCCTCTCCAAGATCTCCACCTCGTCCCTCCCGTCGTCGCGCGTGCGCACCGAGGCGCCGGCCGAGCGCGCTCCGGTCGAGGCTCCCCGTGCCTCGGCTCCGAAGGCGGCTGGTTTCGACGCGCGCTCGAACTTCGTGGATCGGCCCACGGGCCGGCGCCCGAGCGGCACGGAGACGCCGCCCGCCGCGCTGCTGTCGAAGACCGCGTCACTGAAGAGCGTGGCGGACTCCAAGCAGGTGCCCTTGTCGGGCCCGCCGGTGGTGGCCGTGTTCGATGGCGGCGTGGACTGGAACCACACGGACCTGAAGGACTCCATGTGGACCAACCCCTGGGAGGTCGCCGGTGATGGCCTCGACAACGATGGCAATGGCATCCAGGACGACATCCACGGCTTCAACGTGGGCTTTGGCTCGGGGGATCCGCTCCGGGGCGAGGGCATGGATCACGGCACGCACGTGGCGGGCATCATCGCGGCGGCGGACAACGGGCAGGGCAACACCGGCGTGGCGGCGGGCAAGGCGCAGATCCTGTCGGTGGGAGGGATTTACGACGGGGCGGATCTGCTCACCAACTTCGAGCGCTCGGTGGACTACGTGGTGGACCTGAAGAGCAAGGGGGCGAACATCCGCGCGGTGAACGCGAGCTTCGGCGACGAGTACCGGGACGCGGCCTCACAGAAGCGCTGGAAGGAGGCAGTGCAAAAGCTGGCGGACGCGGACATCCTGCTGGTGGCGGCCACGGCGAATGGCAATGGCAGCAACATGAACAACGTGAAGGACTTCCCGGCGAACCTGGACCTGCCCAACGTGCTGACGGTGGCGTCCATGGACAAGCGCAATGACAAACTGGCGCGCTACTCCTCGCACGGGGACAAGGTGGTGGAGATGGCGGCGGTGGGCGAGGACGTGCTGAGCACGGTGCCCGGCGGCGACTGGGAGGAGATGAGCGGCACGTCGATGGCGACCCCGCGCGTGGCGGCCGTCGCGGCGCTGATGTTCGTGGAGAACCCGAAGCTGACGGCCGCCGAGGTGCGCGACATGTTGGTGGCCACCACGGAGAAGGATCCGGACCTCAAGGGCAAGGTGAGCTCGAGCGGCAAGCTGGACATCGACGCGGCGGTGGCCGCCGCGCGCGCCTCGGCCGGACGCGTGGCCCAGGCCGCCTGA
- a CDS encoding metallophosphoesterase family protein, with amino-acid sequence MKRRPSRHVAGALLWLWLAACQRQTPELPPPSPPLPPGSAVLLAVGDIASCDSEGDEATAAMLDVLPGEIATLGDTVYPEGTAEAFARCYAPSWGRHKARTHPVPGNHDYLVPGAEPYFDYFGAAAGARGQGYYSYEVGAWHVVALNTELGAEAFEAQVRWLREDLKAHPARCTLAYMHRPLFTSMRARDNAFVRPLWEALYEAGAEVVLAGHDHFYERFAPQTPGGEVDAGRGLREFVVGTGGRSFYPLEPAPASSERRIGDRYGLLRLTLEEGTYGWEFLQVGGGIGDQGRGTCH; translated from the coding sequence ATGAAACGCCGTCCCTCGCGCCACGTGGCGGGCGCGCTCCTGTGGCTGTGGCTGGCCGCATGTCAAAGACAGACACCGGAGCTCCCGCCCCCGAGCCCTCCACTACCGCCCGGCAGCGCCGTCCTGCTCGCGGTGGGGGACATCGCGAGCTGCGACTCGGAGGGGGACGAGGCCACGGCGGCGATGCTGGACGTGCTGCCCGGGGAGATCGCCACGCTGGGGGACACCGTCTACCCGGAGGGCACGGCGGAGGCCTTCGCCCGGTGCTACGCGCCCTCGTGGGGGCGGCACAAGGCGAGAACGCACCCGGTACCGGGCAATCACGACTACCTCGTGCCGGGGGCGGAGCCGTACTTCGACTACTTCGGCGCGGCCGCGGGGGCTCGGGGCCAGGGCTATTACAGCTACGAGGTGGGCGCCTGGCACGTGGTGGCGCTCAACACCGAGCTCGGCGCGGAGGCGTTCGAGGCGCAGGTGCGCTGGTTGCGAGAGGACCTGAAGGCGCACCCGGCGCGCTGCACGCTGGCGTACATGCACCGGCCCCTGTTCACGTCGATGCGGGCGCGCGACAACGCCTTCGTGCGGCCCTTGTGGGAGGCGCTGTACGAGGCGGGCGCGGAGGTGGTGCTCGCGGGCCATGATCACTTCTACGAGCGCTTCGCGCCCCAGACGCCCGGCGGCGAGGTGGATGCCGGGCGTGGCCTGCGCGAGTTCGTGGTGGGCACGGGAGGCCGGTCCTTCTATCCCCTGGAGCCCGCTCCGGCGAGCAGCGAGCGGCGCATCGGCGACCGCTACGGCCTGTTGCGGCTCACGCTGGAGGAGGGCACGTATGGCTGGGAGTTCCTCCAGGTGGGCGGGGGCATCGGGGATCAGGGCCGGGGCACGTGTCACTGA